A stretch of the Lactuca sativa cultivar Salinas chromosome 9, Lsat_Salinas_v11, whole genome shotgun sequence genome encodes the following:
- the LOC111903862 gene encoding GDSL esterase/lipase EXL3 isoform X4 produces MQVFLLLHRQLSLLLLLPLLLLLQLQCSGMSNDSNQSPCDLGKRCRLNEGTHVVPAVIVFGDSVVDTGNNNNLATVFKVNYPPYGKDFYGGQPTGRFSNGKVPPDLIVEELGIKEVLPPYLGPRLPIEDLRTGVNFASGGGGYDPLTSQLASVISLPGQIELFKEYLEKVKSMAGEEAINDILSKGLFVVATGSNDVTNTYFNNPLRRYHFDFESYSRLLVDSASSFLQDLYNLGVRRIGVFSLPPIGCLPSQRTLVGGIQRECVKNYNELAELFNTMLSMEINSLSQRLPFAKMVYVDAYYLPLDMIQNPAKYGCSIFQVLIFQT; encoded by the exons ATGCAAGTCTTCCTCCTCCTCCATAGACaactttctcttcttcttcttcttccgctTCTACTTTTGCTGCAGTTGCAGTGTAGTGGCATGAGCAATGATTCAAATCAGTCACCATGTGATTTAGGAAAACGTTGTCGTTTGAATGAGGGTACTCATGTAGTGCCAGCAGTGATAGTGTTTGGAGATTCAGTAGTAGATACAGGAAACAACAATAATTTAGCGACAGTTTTCAAGGTGAATTACCCTCCTTATGGAAAAGACTTTTATGGAGGTCAACCCACCGGCAGGTTTTCTAATGGCAAAGTTCCTCCCGATCTCATtg TTGAAGAACTAGGAATCAAAGAAGTATTGCCACCTTATCTTGGCCCAAGACTACCGATCGAAGATCTAAGAACCGGAGTGAACTTTGCATCGGGAGGTGGTGGATATGATCCTCTTACGTCTCAGCTTGCT TCGGTGATATCACTTCCGGGACAAATAGAGTTGTTCAAAGAATACTTGGAGAAGGTGAAGTCGATGGCAGGTGAGGAAGCAATAAATGATATATTAAGCAAAGGATTGTTCGTTGTGGCAACAGGGAGTAATGACGTCACCAATACGTATTTTAATAACCCTCTACGAAGATACCACTTTGACTTTGAATCCTACTCTCGTCTTCTGGTGGACTCTGCTTCCTCATTCTTACAG GATTTATACAATTTAGGTGTTCGAAGAATCGGAGTTTTCAGTTTACCACCAATAGGATGTCTACCTTCACAAAGAACATTAGTAGGAGGAATACAAAGAGAATGTGTTAAGAACTACAATGAGTTGGCAGAATTATTCAACACCATGCTATCAATGGAGATTAATTCTTTAAGCCAGCGTCTCCCTTTTGCAAAGATGGTTTACGTTGATGCTTACTATCTTCCACTTGATATGATCCAAAACCCTGCAAAATATG